The nucleotide sequence CCTCCACTGGTAGCGAGTAGCAGTTTTTTACCTTTTAGAAAAGACAATCGCTGTTCAAGATGTAGTTTTATTTTTTTGAGCATATTTTTTTTTTTGATGGAAGTTGGAAGATGGGAGTTGGGAGACATTGGAACAAATTAAACTCATAATATTCAAACTTCCCTCTTCTAACTTCTAACTTGAAACTTCTAACTTGAAACTTCTAACTTGAAACTTCTAACTTGAAACTTGAAACTAAGACAACACTTCCCGCATTGCCTTCGCTTTCAACAAACATTCCTCATACTCTTTTTCTGGATTTGAAAGCGACGTAATCGCACTTCCTACCGAAAAAGAGACATATTGATTTTCTTGATTGTACAAGATACTTCGAATCACGACATTAAAATCAAAGTCGCCAGTTGGTGTAAAATAACCTACTGCTCCACTGTACAATCCTCGTTTGGTTTCCTCTAATTCTTCAATGATTTTCATCGCTGAAATTTTGGGAGCTCCAGTCATACTTCCCATTGGAAAACTATACTTAATTACCTCGACACCAGTAAATTTATCACTTATTTTTGAAGTAATAGTCGAAATCATTTGGTGTACTTGAAGAAAGCTTTTTATTTCACATAAAGCACTTACTTCCACTGAACCTTTTTGAGCCGTGTGAGACAAATCATTTCGAACTAAATCGGTTATCATGATGTTCTCCGCTCGTTCTTTAGGATTATTTTCTAGTTCGTGTTTTGATTTTTCGTCTTCAATAGGGTCTTCAAAACGTTTGGCAGTCCCTTTTATGGGTTGCGAAATAATGTTTTCTCCCACCTTTTTCAAATAACGTTCAGGAGAAGCCGACAACAAAAACTGTTTGTTATTTTTAAAAAAGACCGAAAAAGGAGGTTTTGAAATCTCGTTTAATTTTGAAAAACTAGCTAAAGGATGAACACTACTGTTTTCCGCAAAAAACTCCATGCAAAAATTCGCCTCATAAATATCTCCATGATGGATATGTTCCAAAATTTGGCTTACTTTTTTAATATAATCTTCTTTCGGAATTCGTTGCTCTATCAAAAGAGGAGAATGAGTTGAAGTGTTTTCTAGTTCTACACTAAATATTGCTTCTAAATCTTCTTCCAATTCATCATCACACATATTTAGATATTGGATTTCAACACTGTTTCCATTAATTAAAAACAACTTTTTAGGCTGGAAGAAAAACAAATCTGGAAACTCGAGACCATCCTGATTTTTGGAATGCAAAGCCTCAGTATCGTTTTTTAAATCATACGACAAATAGCCAAAAATCCAATCTCGAGTGGTTTGTTGGTATTGTTTTAAATCATCAAAGGCGTTATGATAGTCTGTTTTAATAGATGTAAAAGCGTCTACTGCAAGAATACAATCGTAGGTAGCATAATCTTGAGGATAGTCGTTACTATCCAAAAAAACAATTTCTCGAAATTGTTGTGACCAAAATAGCAATTGCTTTTTGAATATTTTCGGGTCAGCAATAGTCTTGTTTAGGGTAAGTCTCAATTGATTTTTACTTTAAAAACTCAAAATTACGACAAAAAAAATGCTTTAATAAATCAATATAGGAAAAATCAGTTATAAATTTCGTAAATTTACTATAGAAAACTTGTTTTAAGTTCATTAACAACAGCAAACCAGCCATTTTATTAAGAATTCTGACGGAAGTCAATAGAAATATTTGTGATGTTACTTTAACTATTTAACCTAAAAACCAATATATCATGAAAATTGCAACCATTATCATTCGAACTATGCTCGGGCTATTGTTCCTCTACACTTCAATAAGTCATTTTTTACATTTAAACCCAACACCAGTTTCCTCAGGGGATTTCCAAGCCTTTCAAGCTGGATTAGTCGTTTCTACCTATTTAATTCCACTTGCTAAAACTGTAGAATTATTATGTGGACTCTCCTTTGTGACTGGAAAATACATGACCTTAGCTAATTTGGTAATTTTTCCAGTGACTATAAATATCTTATTAATCAACTATTTTTTAACTCCTGAAAACTTACCAATAGCCATTTTTGTTTTCTTGGGGAACATATTCTTAATTTTTACCCATTGGGAAAACTACAAAGGTTTATTCAAAGCAAATTAAATTTCTCTATAAAAACAAAACCCTGCTCATTACTGAACAGGGTTTTTTGGTATAATTTAAGAATCGAAAAAAAACGATAGAAAGTCTCATTGATAAAATTTAGTTGATTTTTATAAACAATAAAATTTTATTGATCTATCGAAATAGAATCTTTTGAGATCAATAATTCTCAAAATACATTAATTCGCAATTATATTTTTTTTTACTTATAAATCGCTATAAATCATGAAAAAAATTATATTAATAATCGTGATAGCCTTTGTATTTTCTTGCAAGAATGAACCTCAAAAAAATGAGAAAACACCAATTGAAAAAACTAAAAAGTCATCCTATGGATGCAGCCCTCAAACTACAGATTCAAATTGGTATTTAACAGACAACAAGGCTCCTGTTTTCAAAGGACTCGATGTTATTGAATATCCGATAACAACCAAAAACATTGAAGCCCAAAAATATTTTAATCAGGGTTTAGCTCTTTCGTATGGCTTCAACCATGCCGAAGCTGCTCGTTCATTTTATTATGCAACAAAATTAGATCCAGAGTGTGCTATGTGTTATTGGGGTTTTGCTTATGTGCTTGGCCCAAATTACAATGCTGGTATGGAACCTGACAACTATGAAAGAGCTTATATAGCAATCCAAAAAGCAACAAAACTCTTAGACAAAGCTACTGAAAAAGAGAAAGCGTTAATAAATGCATTAGCCAAAAGGTATGTCGAAAAACCGGTTGATGACCGAAGTAATTTAGACATTGCCTATTCTAGTGCAATGAAAAAAGTTAGTCAAAAATTTTCAGACGATGTTGATATTAATGCGCTCTATGTTGAATCAATTATGGATTTACATCCTTGGGATTTATATGAAAAAAACGGAGCACCAAAAAAATGGACATCAGAAATCGTTTCTCTATTAGAAAAAATTTTGAAAAAGAATCCAAAACATATTGGAGCAAACCATTTTTACATACATGCTGTCGAGGCTTCTAACACACCCGAACGGGGCAATAATGCTGCTAAAGTATTTGACGATGGATTGATACCTGGTGCTGGACATTTGGTTCATATGCCTTCGCACATATACATCCGAACTGGCGAATATCACAAGGGTACCATCTCTAATATTAATGCCGTAAAAGTGGACAGCAATTATGTCACCACCTGTCATGCTCAAGGAGTTTATCCTCTAGCCTATTATCCACATAATTATCATTTTATGGCCGGGACAGCAACCTTAGAGGGCAATAGTAAATGGGCAATGATAGGAGCTAATCAAGTATCAAAACATGTTCATCCGAAGATTATGATAGAACCTGGTTGGGGGACACTACAACATTACTACGTAATTCCATATTATGTAGCGGTTAAATTTGGAAAGTGGGATGACATACTTAAAATGAAATTGGTAAGCGACACTTTAAAATACCCCCTTGCCGTTTCACATTATGCAAAAGGAATGGCTTATTTAGGCAAAAAAGATTTAAAGAAAGCCAAACAAGAATTATTTATGCTTGAAGAAATAGCCAAAGATGAAAAACTAAAGCAAATTACCATTTGGGAAATAAATTCTGTTTACACTTTATTACAAATTGCCACAAAAGTATTGAAAGCAGAAATATTGGCCAGCGAAAAAACATTCAACCCGAGTATCGCCTTGCTTAAAGATGCTGTAACCATTGAAGACTCTTTAAATTACAATGAACCTCCTGATTGGTTCTTTTCAGTGAGACACCATCTTGGAGCAGTACAAATTGAATCTGGAAAATATCAAGATGCAATAAAAACATATGAAGACGATTTAAAACGATTGCCAAAGAACGGATGGGCTCATCACGGGCTCAAGCTTGCATACGAAAAAATGAATCAAAAAAAGAAAGTCAAAGATATTGAAAAACTGATCAAAAAAAGTTGGTCGAGCGCCGATGTAACCATAACAACATCTCGAATAAAATAAAAAGAGGCTGTCTATACTTTTAGACAGCCTCTCATATAAAAAATAACAACTATTAAATCTTAGCTGATAAAATTACACGTGCAATGCTCTGTTATCAGTTGCAGCCAAAGCCGCTTCTTTAATCGCTTCTGCAAATGTAGGGTGTGCATGTGACATTCTTGAAATATCCTCAGCAGACGCTTTGTACTCCATTGCTACAACCGCCTCAGCAATTAAATCAGCTGTTCTTGCTCCAATCATGTGAACTCCTAGAACCTCATCAGTTTTAGCATCTGCTAAGATTTTTACAAATCCGTCCAAATCAGCACTTGCTCTTGCACGTCCTAAGGCTTTGAATGGGAAACTTCCTGATTTATATGCTACACCAGCCGCTTTTAATTGCTCTTCTGTTTGTCCAACAGCAGCAACTTCTGGCCATGTATACACAACACCTGGGATTAAGTTGTAATCAATATGTGGTTTTTGTCCTGCTAAGATTTCAGCAACCATAGTTCCTTCTTCCTCTGCTTTGTGTGCCAACATCGCTCCACGAACTACGTCACCAATAGCATAAATGTTAGAAGCCGAAGTTTGTAAATGATCGTTTACTTCGATTTGACCTCTTTCAGAAATTTTTACTCCTGCATTTTCAGCGTTCAATCCATCTGTATAAGGACGACGACCAACAGACACTAATGAATAATCTCCCTCTAAAGTTACGATTTCACCTTTAGCATTTTCTGCTTTAACAGTCACCACATCACCAACTCTTTCAACAGACTGTACTTTGTGAGACGTATAAAATTTCATTCCTTGTTTTTTCAATACTTTAGTCAATTCTTTAGACAAAGCGCCGTCCATTCCTGGAATGATTCTGTCCATGAATTCTACTACTGATACTTGTGCTCCTAAACGCAAGTACACTTGACCTAATTCGATTCCGATGACACCACCACCGATGATGACCAAGTGTTTTGGAACTTCTTTCAAAGCCAAAGCTTCAGTTGAAGTGATGATTCTTTCTTTATCAATTTTGATAAATGGCAAAGAAGAAGGTTTTGAACCTGTAGCAATAATGATATTTTTAGCTTCAATAGTTTCTGAAGTACCATCTGCTTTTGCGATAGCAATATGAGTCGCATCTACAAACGAACCTAAACCATTGAAAACAGTCACTTTATTTTTGTCCATCAGATAGTTGATACCTCCTGATGTTTGATCAACTACCGCTTGTTTACGAGCAATCATTTTTTCAAGGTTCACTTTTACCTCACCAGAAAGTTCGATTCCGTGATCTTCAAAATGCTTAATTTCAGCATAATGATGAGAAGAAGACAACAATGCTTTAGATGGAATACATCCAACATTCAAACAAGTACCTCCTAAAGTAGAATATTTTTCGATAATGGCTGTTTTAAACCCTAATTGTGCACAACGAATAGCTGAAACATATCCGCCTGGTCCTGAACCAATGATGACAACGTCAAATGAACTCATAGTATATTTTTTATGTGTGTATTATTATTTTTGCGGTTACAAAATTAAGGAATTAAGTTTTGTTTAAACTTTAAAGTTTGAGGTTTTTTGTTAAGAATTTTTTGTTGAAGTTTAACCACAACGTGCACCAAGAAGGCACAAAGTTCACAATGGTTTTGCTAAAAATGTAAAAAATAGAAACACAAAATTACTCTCAAAGACTGAAAACTGAAAACCGAGACTGAATACTAAAAACTGCTACTAACGAACAATCATCCTAAAAGTTAAATTGATTCTAGGTTTCAAAACTTTTTTAGTGGGTGGCAAACGGTGTAGCCAATGGGTTTGGGTTTCGTCTTTCATAACTAATAAACTGCCATTTTCTAAAAATAGTGAAACCGTTTCCTTGGTTTCTTTATGTTTGAAAGCAAATTTACGTTCGGCTCCGAAACTCAATGAAGCAATGGAACCATTCTTTTTTAAATCTTTCTCGGCATCGCTGTGCCAAGCCATCCCTTCTTCGCCAGAATGGTATAAATTAAGCAAACAGGAATTGAAACTTTCGCCTGTTTTGACCTCGATAATGGTTTTGAGTTCTAATAACGCTGGTGTCCACGGCAAAGCTTTCTTAGTTGTTTTGGAATAGGTATAACTAAACTCTGAGTCGCCATACCAAGCTACTTTTCGTTTGGTAACAATCAATTTACCCATGA is from Flavobacterium sp. NG2 and encodes:
- a CDS encoding anthranilate synthase component I family protein, whose amino-acid sequence is MRLTLNKTIADPKIFKKQLLFWSQQFREIVFLDSNDYPQDYATYDCILAVDAFTSIKTDYHNAFDDLKQYQQTTRDWIFGYLSYDLKNDTEALHSKNQDGLEFPDLFFFQPKKLFLINGNSVEIQYLNMCDDELEEDLEAIFSVELENTSTHSPLLIEQRIPKEDYIKKVSQILEHIHHGDIYEANFCMEFFAENSSVHPLASFSKLNEISKPPFSVFFKNNKQFLLSASPERYLKKVGENIISQPIKGTAKRFEDPIEDEKSKHELENNPKERAENIMITDLVRNDLSHTAQKGSVEVSALCEIKSFLQVHQMISTITSKISDKFTGVEVIKYSFPMGSMTGAPKISAMKIIEELEETKRGLYSGAVGYFTPTGDFDFNVVIRSILYNQENQYVSFSVGSAITSLSNPEKEYEECLLKAKAMREVLS
- the lpdA gene encoding dihydrolipoyl dehydrogenase, whose protein sequence is MSSFDVVIIGSGPGGYVSAIRCAQLGFKTAIIEKYSTLGGTCLNVGCIPSKALLSSSHHYAEIKHFEDHGIELSGEVKVNLEKMIARKQAVVDQTSGGINYLMDKNKVTVFNGLGSFVDATHIAIAKADGTSETIEAKNIIIATGSKPSSLPFIKIDKERIITSTEALALKEVPKHLVIIGGGVIGIELGQVYLRLGAQVSVVEFMDRIIPGMDGALSKELTKVLKKQGMKFYTSHKVQSVERVGDVVTVKAENAKGEIVTLEGDYSLVSVGRRPYTDGLNAENAGVKISERGQIEVNDHLQTSASNIYAIGDVVRGAMLAHKAEEEGTMVAEILAGQKPHIDYNLIPGVVYTWPEVAAVGQTEEQLKAAGVAYKSGSFPFKALGRARASADLDGFVKILADAKTDEVLGVHMIGARTADLIAEAVVAMEYKASAEDISRMSHAHPTFAEAIKEAALAATDNRALHV
- a CDS encoding alpha-ketoglutarate-dependent dioxygenase AlkB family protein encodes the protein MLDLFTPDIDPTHNWLPKDGTVNYYGTLFSNDEANKYFDILWNDIKWKNDQAIIMGKLIVTKRKVAWYGDSEFSYTYSKTTKKALPWTPALLELKTIIEVKTGESFNSCLLNLYHSGEEGMAWHSDAEKDLKKNGSIASLSFGAERKFAFKHKETKETVSLFLENGSLLVMKDETQTHWLHRLPPTKKVLKPRINLTFRMIVR
- a CDS encoding DoxX family membrane protein; translated protein: MKIATIIIRTMLGLLFLYTSISHFLHLNPTPVSSGDFQAFQAGLVVSTYLIPLAKTVELLCGLSFVTGKYMTLANLVIFPVTINILLINYFLTPENLPIAIFVFLGNIFLIFTHWENYKGLFKAN